The following are from one region of the Siniperca chuatsi isolate FFG_IHB_CAS linkage group LG21, ASM2008510v1, whole genome shotgun sequence genome:
- the cldnk gene encoding claudin k: protein MATTGMQLLGLIMSIVGWVSGAIVCAIPLWRVTAFIGNNIVTAQIIWEGLWMNCIVQSTGQIQCKVYDSLLALPSDMQAARGLTVFSILICGLALALGVLGVKCTKCIGVNSLKARIARISGALFAIAGFLYLVPICWTAHSIIRDFYDPHVAAPHKRELGPALYIGWGASALLLIGGSLLYAGSSPPGIPGSPTFSSGESSPRRAPATQVKGYV, encoded by the coding sequence atggcaaccacggGCATGCAGTTGCTGGGCCTAATCATGTCCATTGTGGGCTGGGTGAGTGGGGCGATAGTTTGTGCCATCCCCCTGTGGCGAGTCACTGCCTTCATCGGTAACAACATAGTGACGGCTCAGATCATTTGGGAAGGCCTTTGGATGAATTGCATTGTGCAGAGCACAGGTCAGATCCAGTGTAAGGTGTACGACAGCTTGCTGGCTCTGCCCAGTGACATGCAGGCTGCCCGAGGCCTCACCGTGTTCTCCATCCTAATCTGTGGCCTGGCTCTGGCTCTGGGGGTCCTAGGAGTCAAGTGCACAAAGTGCATCGGTGTAAACAGCCTCAAGGCCCGTATTGCTCGCATCTCTGGTGCCCTTTTTGCCATTGCAGGGTTCCTCTACCTTGTGCCCATCTGCTGGACTGCCCACTCCATCATCAGGGATTTCTATGATCCACATGTGGCGGCCCCACACAAGCGTGAGCTTGGCCCTGCCCTTTACATTGGCTGGGGGGCATCAGCCTTGCTCCTCATTGGAGGATCTCTGCTCTACGCTGGGTCAAGTCCCCCTGGCATCCCAGGCTCTCCCACCTTCAGCAGTGGAGAAAGTAGTCCTCGCAGGGCACCTGCCACACAAGTCAAAGGTTATGTCTAA
- the btr02 gene encoding bloodthirsty-related gene family, member 2, with the protein MASTICLLPKKHFLCFLCRDIFTSPVTTPCGHSFCLSCLCHYWTQHQSKYCPHCKRVFTDRPELSVNRILADLSDNYRKTRPQKPPDEEMVIDVEQMIKERLQKIERLKYSLELQKNSYLREVRESQKVFSALVNAMEKSHKAVVAAIEERRGEEEKRVGILVGELEQEIHELRKEAAESDPEIPVNSDQSDDMKQNSVSTLCPSEMKEWSKVTIETDPCVGVTRRALSDMMEKIKVEINRLSKSELKRIEKYTVDVNLSAKTAHPFLSVSDDRKHVRHTDKLQEVSDHPKRFDCVANVLARESFCSGRCYWEVEVGEKIEWNLGVVRQTINRKGKFTVCPANGFWTLSLKTGGQYIANTSPVTPLALEQRPRKVGVFLDYTEGRVSFYCAESGVHIHTFTDTFTDRLHPFFSPGRLHGSKNAAPLIICSNFCSI; encoded by the exons ATGGCCTCTACAATATGCCTCCTCCCCAAGAAGCACTTCTTGTGCTTTCTGTGTAGAGACATCTTCACCAGCCCAGTGACTACACCATGTGGACACAGCTTCTGCTTGTCCTGTCTCTGCCACTACTGGACACAACACCAGTCCAAATACTGCCCCCACTGTAAGAGAGTGTTTACTGACAGGCCTGAGCTCAGTGTCAACCGCATTCTGGCAGACCTCTCAGACAATTACAGGAAGACTCGACCACAGAAACCACCTGATGAGGAAATG GTTATAGATGTTGAGCAAATGATTAAGGAGAGGCTGCAGAAGATAGAAAGGTTGAAATATTCCCTGGAGCTCCAAAAG AACTCTTACCTCAGAGAGGTGCGAGAGAGCCAGAAGGTCTTCTCTGCCCTCGTAAATGCTATGGAGAAGAGTCACAAAGCGGTCGTTGCAGCAATTGAGGAGAGacggggagaggaggagaagagagtaGGAATACTGGTGGGAGAGCTTGAACAGGAGATCCATGAGCTGAGGAAGGAGGCCGCTGAATCTGACCCAGAGATTCCTGTAAACAGTGATCAAAGTGACGATATGAAGCAA AACAGTGTTTCCACTCTGTGCCCCTCTGAGATGAAGGAGTGGTCCAAGGTAACCATAGAAACTGACCCTTGTGTTGGGGTCACCAGACGAGCACTGTCAGACATGATGGAAAAGATAAAGGTAGAAATCAACAGGCTCTCCAAATCTG AACTTAAGAGAATAGAGAAATACACAG TGGATGTCAATCTGAGTGCTAAGACAGCCcacccctttctctctgtctcagatgACAGAAAACAtgtgagacacacagacaagctTCAGGAGGTATCAGATCACCCCAAGCGGTTTGATTGTGTGGCAAACGTGCTGGCCAGAGAAAGCTTCTGCAGTGGGAGGTGCTACTGGGAGGTGGAGGTTGGGGAGAAGATCGAGTGGAACCTGGGTGTTGTCAGACAGACCATAAACAGGAAGGGCAAGTTCACTGTCTGCCCTGCAAATGGTTTCTGGACTTTGAGCCTGAAGACTGGAGGCCAGTACATTGCCAACACCTCTCCTGTCACCCCATTGGCTCTAGAGCAGAGACCTAGGAAGGTGGGCGTGTTTCTGGACTACACAGAAGGCCGTGTGTCCTTCTACTGCGCAGAATCTGGAGTCCACATTCACACCTTCACAGATACATTTACTGACAGGCTCCATCCATTCTTCAGTCCTGGTCGCCTGCATGGCAGCAAAAATGCTGCTCCCCTAATCATCTGTTCTAATTTCTGCAGCATCTAA
- the LOC122868947 gene encoding GTPase IMAP family member 9, producing MDRRKKGSTTELRLVVVGNSGPSQFLLTNAILGREEFSKDITSISDSRKNIGELAGRRVAVINGPNIYDKDISQPKRKMELRRSKCLCIPGPHAFLVAFDMEKISPNDMRAPKLMRKRFGRHCLRHCMVLLAYEGNLEGAALEDRVQKTDWHLRELIEKYGGRFHVFNKNWRDRSRDRELLQKIERMVASLGGGFFSSRSFQKAEDSVKKEEKRLRKQRTAEIEKAWTDMEKQYIAEELYHQKDAYTASVSAEIRAKAEMDNGWLRTSLARGLGMGFVVGAVMGALVGSIEGPGGMVFYGIIGGAVGGSAGGTAQVAIKHMEDRVAPPARLNFNSIFINRFFVTPRP from the exons ATGGATAGGAGGAAGAAAG GATCTACTACAGAATTAAGGCTTGTGGTGGTCGGAAACAGTGGACCTTCACAGTTCCTACTAACAAATGCCATACTTGGGCGGGAGGAGTTTTCTAAGGATATCACCAGCATTTCTGACAGCAGGAAGAATATTGGAGAGCTGGCTGGAAGACGAGTGGCTGTTATCAATGGACCAAACATCTATGACAAGGATATATCTCAACCCAAGAGGAAGATGGAGCTGAGAAGGTCCAAGTGCTTATGTATTCCTGGTCCCCATGCCTTTCTTGTTGCCTTTGACATGGAGAAAATCTCCCCAAATGACATGAGAGCCCCCAAACTGATGAGGAAACGCTTTGGAAGACACTGTCTGAGGCACTGCATGGTCCTCCTGGCCTATGAAGGAAATCTGGAAGGGGCTGCCCTAGAAGACAGGGTGCAGAAGACTGACTGGCACCTGAGAGAACTGATCGAGAAGTACGGTGGCCGCTTTCACGTTTTCAACAAGAACTGGAGAGATCGCAGCCGGGACAGAGAGCTGCTGCAGAAGATTGAGCGTATGGTGGCCTCCTTAGGAGGCGGCTTTTTCTCCAGCAGAAGTTTCCAGAAGGCAGAGGACAGTGtgaagaaggaggaaaaaaggcTCAGGAAGCAGAGGACAGCAGAGATAGAGAAGGCATGGACTGACATGGAGAAGCAATACATAGCGGAGGAGTTGTATCACCAGAAAGATGCCTACACTGCCAGTGTCAGTGCCGAGATCAGAGCCAAGGCAGAGATGGACAATGGATGGCTCAGAACGTCTCTGGCCAGAGGACTGGGGATGGGTTTTGTTGTGGGAGCTGTCATGGGTGCACTGGTTGGGTCTATAGAGGGGCCAGGAGGGATGGTTTTTTATGGGATCATAGGTGGTGCAGTTGGTGGATCGGCAGGAGGAACAGCCCAGGTAGCTATAAAGCATATGGAGGACAGAGTGGCACCTCCTGCCAGACTCAACTTTAACTCGATCTTCATCAATCGCTTCTTTGTAACTCCTCGTCCATGA
- the rsad1 gene encoding radical S-adenosyl methionine domain-containing protein 1, mitochondrial, with protein sequence MIRHTSRAARRALSPGLLCFSDTSGGEIIEDVFEWTDSPRLTKQASLYVHWPYCLRRCSYCNFNKYIPRENNGHIMTECLQRETETLLQLSQVSCITSVFFGGGTPSLAHPSTIAAVLETVSRQANLSDKAEVTLEVNPTPVGMSKLEDYCCAGVNRFSIGVQSLQNEDLKILGRDHSSHQALQTIEEARRLCPGRVSVDVMFGRPKQSVDSWENELSELLGVCDDHVSLYQLTLERGTQLFKQVLRGEVSVPAEDVSAEMYQCARRTLHQHGFLQYEVSNFARRNAVSHHNMSYWKGRQYIGVGPGAHGRFVLPGEGGVAREARTQTLEPDIWICEVQQRGHGTRRRIQLSHLELLEEVLVMGMRMTEGINHKHWELFSPQLGLHEVFGMSTDVQELLQSGRLILDDRGLRCSWDGLALLDSILPALLVELERQISQRLQSLSVMVTQTTTN encoded by the exons ATGATCAGACACACGTCGCGGGCGGCCAGACGTGCCCTCTCTCCCGGCCTGCTCTGCTTCTCGGACACTTCCGGTGGAGAAATAATTGAAGATGTGTTTGAGTGGACAGACTCTCCACGTCTCACGAAGCAGGCGTCTCTCTACGTACAC TGGCCTTACTGTCTCAGAAGATGCTCCTACTGCAACTTTAACAAGTATATACCCAGAGAGAACAATGGCCACATAATGACTGAGTGCCTTCAGCGGGAGACTGAGACATTGCTGCAGCTCAGTCAGGTATCTTG CATTACCTCAGTATTTTTTGGTGGTGGGACCCCAAGCCTGGCTCACCCCTCAACCATTGCTGCAGTCCTGGAAACTGTTTCCAGGCAGGCGAATCTCTCAGATAAGGCCGAGGTCACACTTGAGGTCAACCCTACTCCTGTGGGAATGTCAAAGTTAGAGGACTATTGCTGTGCTGGGGTGAACCGTTTCTCCATTGGGGTCCAG TCTTTGCAGAATGAGGATTTGAAAATTCTGGGGAGAGACCACAGTTCTCATCAGGCCTTGCAAACTATTGAAGAGGCCAGGAGGTTGTGCCCCGGGAGGGTGTCGGTGGATGTCATGTTCGGACGGCCCAAACAGAGCGTTGACTCCTGGGAGAATGAGTTGTCTGAGCTGTTGGGGGTGTGCGATGACCACGTGTCTCTGTACCAGCTGACCTTGGAGCGGGGCACCCAGCTGTTCAAACAGGTGCTACGAGGAGAAGTGTCTGTGCCCGCTGAAGATGTGTCAGCAGAGATGTACCAGTGTGCCAGGAGGACTCTCCACCAGCATGGCTTTCTGCAGTACGAGGTGTCTAACTTTGCAAGACGT AACGCAGTGAGTCATCACAATATGAGCTACTGGAAGGGAAGACAGTACATCGGTGTCGGCCCAG GAGCTCACGGCCGGTTTGTTCTTCCGGGGGAGGGAGGTGTGGCTCGGGAGGCCCGGACCCAGACTCTAGAGCCTGACATCTGGATCTGTGAAGTCCAACAGAGGGGACATGGGACACGGAGGCGGATTCAACTCAGCCATCTTGAACT ATTGGAGGAGGTGCTGGTGATGGGAATGAGAATGACCGAGGGCATTAATCACAAG CACTGGGAGTTGTTTAGCCCTCAACTGGGCCTCCATGAAGTCTTTGGTATGTCCACCGATGTCCAAGAGTTGCTACAAAGTGGACGACTCATTCTTGATGACAG AGGTCTGCGCTGCTCCTGGGATGGACTGGCCTTACTGGACAGCATACTGCCAGCTCTACTGGTGGAGCTAGAAAGACAAATCAGTCAGAGGCTACAAAGTTTATCTGTCATGGTAACTCAAACCACCACAAACTGA
- the rasd2 gene encoding GTP-binding protein Rhes, which translates to MNTAMNTTAKFYLPVDGILEMFNSLTGHQQSRITHPQSTALTPVPQHPIVSNISKTGMGIIKTVQGRWRQQDKKVVASTSSSSGNRQVSSDRLPKRSVDLLELGLTKPRNCHRIVVLGAPKVGKTNILQRFLGKEFEEHYEPTTEDFHRKLFHIGGETYQVDLLDAASERSFPAKRRLSILTGDTFLLVFSLDDRESFDEVCELLHEIKAAKAKLLKLKHPARVPAVICGNKADLGARRAVGRSEATEILGEDVAFFETSAKDGTGLESMFRALASLGGLPDETRPSRHQIIPILTYQSLCIGQRGSRRLVLGAPCAAMDPLARRPSFTSDLRLVLRSSTKHNKPERCQIQ; encoded by the exons ATGAACACGGCGATGAACACAACTGCGAAGTTTTACCTTCCCGTTGATGGCATCCTCGAAATGTTCAACTCTCTCACCGGGCATCAACAATCACGCATTACGCACCCTCAGAGCACAGCCCTTACCCCTGTACCCCAGCACCCCATTGTCTCAAACATATCGAAGACAGGCATGGGCATCATCAAAACGGTTCAAGGGCGCTGGAGACAACAGGATAAGAAAGTGGTTGCAAGTACATCCTCGAGTTCAGGCAATCGGCAGGTTTCGAGTGATCGACTCCCAAAAAGGTCCGTGGATCTGCTGGAGCTGGGTCTGACCAAGCCTAGGAACTGTCACAGAATAGTTGTGCTTGGCGCACCCAAAGTAGGCAAAACCAACATTCTCCAGCGGTTCTTGGGTAAAGAATTTGAAGAGCACTATGAACCCACAACCGAGGACTTTCACAGAAAACTGTTCCACATAGGAGGGGAGACGTACCAAGTCGATCTTCTGGACGCCGCAAGTGAGAGGAGCTTCCCTGCAAAACGGAGGTTATCCATACTGACGG GTGACACATTTCTGCTTGTGTTCAGTTTGGATGACAGAGAGTCTTTCGATGAAGTCTGCGAGTTGCTCCACGAGATCAAAGCTGCTAAGGCAAAGTTACTGAAATTAAAACATCCCGCGAGAGTACCAGCAGTGATCTGCGGGAATAAAGCGGACTTGGGAGCGCGGAGGGCCGTCGGACGGTCAGAGGCGACAGAAATCCTCGGTGAGGATGTCGCGTTCTTCGAAACCTCGGCTAAAGACGGCACCGGACTGGAAAGCATGTTCAGAGCCCTTGCCTCTCTGGGCGGACTGCCTGACGAAACCAGACCGTCGCGGCATCAGATCATACCCATCCTCACCTACCAGTCGCTGTGCATCGGCCAGAGAGGCAGCCGTAGGCTGGTACTCGGAGCGCCCTGTGCCGCCATGGACCCTCTGGCGCGCCGCCCGAGCTTCACCAGCGACCTGCGGCTGGTGCTAAGATCAAGCACCAAACACAACAAACCCGAGAGGTGTCAGATTCAATGA